The genome window CGGACAGACACCGATGACGCTGATCGCGCTGGCCGCCGTACCGATTCTGGCCTGGGTGCTGAACCGCACGCCGGTAGGTCTGGCCATCCGCATGGTGGGCGAAAACCCAGCCGCAGCGGAAGGGCAGGGATTATCGGTCACGTGGCTGCGCATGGGCGCCATCGTGGCCGGTTCCGCGCTGATGGGCGTGGCCGGCAGCTTCCTGACGCTGGCCGCGTTCAACGCCTTCTTCTTCAATATGGTGAACGGCCGCGGCTGGGTCTGCGTGGCGCTGGTCGTGTTCGCGTCGTGGCGGCCCGGCAAGGCGTTGCTGGGCGCGTTGATCTTCGCCTTCTTCGATGCGCTACAACTACGTATGCAGCAAGGCGGTGTCGCCTTGCCCGGCCTGCCTGAATTGCCATATCAGGTTTACCTGATGCTGCCCTACATCCTGTCCATCCTGGCCCTGGTAGTGATGGCGCGCCGCGCCGCCTACCCGCAGGCCCTGATGAAGCCCTACCGCAAGGGCGAACGTTGAACTTCAAGGCTGCTTAAGAACATGCTCGATCTGATCATCAAGAATTGCACGCTGCCCGACGGCCGCAAGAACATCGACATCGGTGTGGCCCAAGGCCGCATCACCGCGATGGAGCCCGCGCTGAAAGCCGAAGCTGGCCAGACGGTGGACGCCGCCGGACAGCTCGTGACCTCGCCCTTTGTGGATGCGCACTTCCACATGGACTCGACCCTGTCTTTTGGCCTGCCGCGCGTGAACCAATCCGGCACCTTGCTGGAAGGGATTGCGCTGTGGGGCGAACTCAAGCCGCTGTTGACTCAGGAAGCCCTGGTCGAACGCGCATTGGCCTATTGCGACTGGGCGGTGGCGCGCGGTCTGCTTGCGATCCGCTCACACGTGGACGTCTGTGATCCGCGCCTGCTCGCCACCGAAGCGCTGCTGCATGTGCGTGAAAAGGTCAAACCGTATCTGGACCTGCAACTGGTGGCGTTCCCCCAGGATGGCGTGCTGCGTGCGCCGGGCGCGCTGGACAATCTGAAGCGCGCGCTTGATATGGGCGTGGACGTGGTGGGCGGCATTCCGCACTTTGAACGCACCATGCAGGACGGCGCCGAATCCGTGCGCATTCTGT of Achromobacter seleniivolatilans contains these proteins:
- a CDS encoding ABC transporter permease, with protein sequence MEWMDLLSSSAFWVAVLRLATPLILGTLGVLLCERAGVLNLGIEGIMAAGAFTGWLVVYLGAPLYVGVLAAALAGAVFGLLHAVLTVPLGLSQHVSGLGVTLLATSLSYFAYRVTFPSVNTPPTITPFAEMKFLDGIPIIGPVLAGQTPMTLIALAAVPILAWVLNRTPVGLAIRMVGENPAAAEGQGLSVTWLRMGAIVAGSALMGVAGSFLTLAAFNAFFFNMVNGRGWVCVALVVFASWRPGKALLGALIFAFFDALQLRMQQGGVALPGLPELPYQVYLMLPYILSILALVVMARRAAYPQALMKPYRKGER